ATGCTATCGCATTACGTGATGATCAATAATATCTTGATAACCGTACTGTAAATTTTTAGGTAATTTATTGTCTTTAGGAAGTACAGCAAGATAGCGCTCTTCATTTGTTGTAAATACCCGTTTGTAGATAGGTGTGAACTCGCCAATGCGATCAACTACTTCTTTTATAAAATCTTCGTGATGTACAAGGTCTTTACTGCCTAAATGGAAAATTCCAGTTTTATTTCTATTGATGAGGTAATGAATTTGTTGAGTTAGCTTATCATCATTGGTAACGTTCAAAACTAGATTCGGAAAAACTTCAACAGGTTCATTGTCCCAGATGTATTTTTTTATATCCTTTATTCGTGGAGAGCTATTACCAAAAACCATAGGCACGCGTAGTATACCCATTTTCTTTTGGGGCAACCTTAGCAACATGTTCTCTA
This genomic interval from Zobellia roscoffensis contains the following:
- a CDS encoding sugar nucleotide-binding protein, with product MEIKKILILGGSGFLGNAIYKELYPYFNTFGTYNSARRSFDKNQQFLKYDMEEDDIYSILENLKPQIIISAVRGNFAAQITAHQHIVEYLKANDCRLYFISSANVFDAYRKYPSYEHDKTLSESVYGRFKIKIENMLLRLPQKKMGILRVPMVFGNSSPRIKDIKKYIWDNEPVEVFPNLVLNVTNDDKLTQQIHYLINRNKTGIFHLGSKDLVHHEDFIKEVVDRIGEFTPIYKRVFTTNEERYLAVLPKDNKLPKNLQYGYQDIIDHHVMR